A single window of Ignavibacteriota bacterium DNA harbors:
- a CDS encoding RNA polymerase sigma factor, which yields MNLKNYSDIELIELMKGKRKSRDEAFKEIYLRYSRLIHGFIGTYIKDADAAEDIFQDTFIKFFDVAQKKEIQNIQAYLLTLSKNLCLNYIRTKKRNIEIDESMLCENDDKIGKNEMIELILSSMDLLEPLYKECFMMREFEGLSYNEIGEKLGITADNAKVRTLRAKRKIIEILQPYLKDLSK from the coding sequence ATGAATTTGAAAAATTACAGCGACATTGAACTTATTGAATTGATGAAAGGCAAACGAAAAAGCCGCGATGAAGCATTTAAAGAAATTTATTTGCGGTATAGTCGCTTGATTCATGGGTTTATTGGAACTTACATAAAGGATGCCGATGCAGCTGAAGATATTTTTCAGGATACATTCATTAAGTTCTTTGATGTCGCGCAAAAAAAGGAAATTCAGAATATTCAGGCATACTTGCTTACTTTGTCGAAAAATTTGTGTCTGAATTATATAAGAACAAAAAAAAGAAATATTGAAATTGATGAATCTATGTTGTGCGAAAATGATGATAAAATTGGTAAAAATGAGATGATTGAACTGATTTTATCATCTATGGACTTACTTGAACCTCTTTACAAGGAATGCTTCATGATGCGTGAATTTGAAGGACTATCATATAACGAGATTGGTGAAAAACTTGGTATTACTGCAGACAACGCTAAAGTACGAACACTAAGAGCGAAACGAAAAATTATTGAAATTCTGCAACCATATTTGAAAGATTTATCTAAATAG
- a CDS encoding UDP-glucose/GDP-mannose dehydrogenase family protein, with the protein MAYNIGVIGTGYVGLVSGTCFAATGNYVYCVDIDENKVEKLKQGVCPIYEPGLSNMLESNIRDERLYFTTDLKQAVDNCNIIFLCLPTPPSEDGSADLQHVKKVAADIAEILKTTDPKAEKIVVNKSTVPVGTSKIVQDIFDNAIAGNNVSVVSNPEFLREGFAVEDAMKPDRIVVGTSNLKAAEVMRDLYKPFVRSGNPIYIMDEKSAEVTKYAANAFLATKISFMNDLSAYCEKVGADIDSIRLGIGSDTRIGKRFLFAGVGYGGSCFPKDVRAIMYSAESAGTPLSIVEAAHRVNENQIARFAELVIEKFGTDLRGKKFAIWGLAFKPNTDDTREAPAFRIIERLLEAGAEIHAYDPEAMDNTKLIFGDRISYHKNMYDCVDNAEALIIVTEWTVFRNPDFEKIKSSLKNNIIFDGRNLFTIEEMEAEGFSYYSIGRKYVD; encoded by the coding sequence ATGGCTTATAATATTGGTGTTATTGGTACAGGATATGTTGGTCTGGTTTCGGGGACTTGTTTTGCCGCAACCGGAAATTATGTTTATTGTGTGGATATTGACGAAAATAAAGTAGAGAAGCTCAAACAAGGGGTATGTCCTATTTATGAACCGGGACTTAGCAATATGCTTGAAAGCAATATTCGTGATGAAAGACTTTATTTTACTACTGATTTGAAGCAGGCTGTTGATAATTGCAATATAATTTTCCTATGCCTTCCAACTCCTCCAAGCGAAGATGGCTCAGCTGATTTGCAGCACGTCAAGAAAGTAGCCGCAGATATAGCTGAAATCTTAAAAACTACGGATCCAAAAGCAGAAAAAATTGTTGTAAACAAAAGCACTGTTCCTGTCGGAACTTCCAAAATTGTCCAGGATATTTTTGATAACGCTATAGCAGGTAATAATGTTTCCGTTGTATCCAATCCAGAGTTTTTGAGAGAAGGTTTTGCTGTCGAAGATGCTATGAAGCCTGACAGAATTGTTGTTGGTACAAGTAATCTCAAAGCTGCTGAAGTTATGCGGGATTTATACAAGCCTTTCGTCAGAAGTGGAAATCCAATTTACATTATGGACGAAAAGAGTGCTGAAGTCACGAAATATGCGGCAAATGCATTCCTTGCGACCAAAATATCATTTATGAACGATTTATCGGCATACTGCGAAAAAGTAGGTGCCGATATTGATTCAATACGTCTTGGTATCGGCTCTGATACCAGAATTGGCAAGAGATTTTTATTTGCAGGTGTTGGCTATGGAGGTTCATGTTTTCCCAAAGATGTAAGAGCAATAATGTACTCTGCTGAATCTGCAGGCACACCGCTAAGCATAGTTGAAGCTGCTCATAGAGTCAATGAGAATCAGATTGCACGTTTTGCTGAGCTCGTTATAGAGAAATTTGGAACTGACCTGCGAGGTAAAAAGTTTGCCATTTGGGGACTTGCATTCAAGCCGAATACTGACGATACGCGTGAAGCTCCGGCTTTCAGAATCATCGAAAGATTACTCGAAGCAGGTGCTGAAATTCATGCATACGACCCTGAAGCTATGGATAATACCAAATTAATTTTCGGAGATAGAATTTCATATCATAAAAATATGTATGATTGCGTTGATAATGCTGAGGCGCTTATTATTGTAACCGAATGGACAGTATTTAGAAATCCCGATTTTGAGAAAATTAAATCATCTCTGAAGAATAATATCATTTTTGACGGTAGAAATCTATTTACAATCGAAGAAATGGAAGCCGAAGGATTTAGTTATTACAGCATTGGCAGAAAATATGTTGATTAG
- a CDS encoding TonB-dependent receptor, with the protein MKNYIITIAMLIFLVSNSFSQENLKGNVFGLDENDKKSPLVRASVQWLNTGKGVLTGKNGEFSLQKIKSTNKLVVSFVGYKTDTLTISSNSLSVEINLKQSLSTDEIRVEAEAPQALISTSSVVNSVTITEGGLQKAACCNLAESFVTNAAADVEYSDAMSGARQIMLLGLKGTYTQLQAENVPSMRGLATAFGLGYVPGPWMESISISKGTSSVVNGFESITGQINVEFKKPENNNPTHFNVYGDHLGRMEVNSYGNFDVNEKLSTMMLVHANTHQWYHDLNNDSFIDHPQVNQVNLMNRWKYIGETVESVTAANFVYEDRQAGQREFLFNNDRNYYGMDIQTTRLNAFTKNGFLLDGERGSSIGTILSFTHHNQESFYGINTFNAQHNSMYANVLFATGFFKESHDHNHHEDEDDCGHEPEIWHKLTAGASFQYDNYFHTLNGTNGFINEYIPGVFTEYSFIGIKDVVLTGGLRADYHNQYGEFFTPRFHAKYSPDDLFTLRLSAGRGSRTPYAIAENSFVLASSREIIMLEDILREEANSYGISFTSQFDFLNTYFTFNADFFRTEFVNQLIVDMDRNAQSIYFYNLDGESFSNSFQVDLIAELTDNLIISTAYRFNEVKMTMNGELLDKPFQNFHKGFFNIAYSTANQGWSFDMTVEYNGGGRIPHTHMNPEQYRLPTSFDAFYMVHGHITKRLDALELYLGAENIFDFVQANPIIAANDPFGNYFDSSMIWGPIIGRKIYIGARYNIK; encoded by the coding sequence GTGAAAAATTATATTATAACAATAGCGATGTTAATTTTCTTAGTATCAAACAGCTTTTCACAAGAAAATCTGAAGGGCAATGTGTTTGGATTAGATGAAAATGACAAAAAATCTCCATTAGTCAGAGCAAGTGTTCAGTGGCTTAACACAGGTAAAGGCGTTCTAACCGGCAAAAATGGAGAATTTTCATTACAAAAAATAAAAAGTACAAATAAATTAGTTGTCAGTTTTGTTGGTTATAAGACTGATACGTTAACAATTAGTTCAAATAGTCTTAGTGTCGAAATCAATCTTAAGCAAAGTCTTTCAACCGATGAAATTCGAGTCGAAGCCGAGGCTCCGCAAGCACTTATTTCAACATCATCAGTAGTAAATTCAGTAACAATTACTGAGGGTGGTTTACAAAAAGCCGCTTGCTGTAACCTTGCTGAGAGTTTCGTCACAAATGCAGCTGCAGATGTCGAATATTCAGATGCTATGTCCGGTGCAAGACAAATTATGCTTTTAGGTCTGAAAGGAACATATACACAATTACAAGCTGAAAATGTTCCTTCAATGCGCGGGCTTGCAACAGCATTCGGGCTTGGGTATGTACCCGGACCATGGATGGAATCTATTTCTATTTCAAAAGGTACATCTTCTGTTGTAAACGGATTTGAATCAATTACAGGTCAAATAAATGTGGAATTTAAAAAGCCTGAGAACAATAACCCCACTCATTTCAATGTTTATGGTGACCACCTTGGCAGAATGGAAGTAAACTCCTACGGCAACTTTGATGTAAACGAAAAACTAAGCACAATGATGCTTGTTCATGCAAATACTCATCAGTGGTATCATGACTTGAATAATGACAGTTTTATAGACCATCCTCAGGTCAATCAGGTTAATTTAATGAATCGCTGGAAGTATATCGGTGAGACGGTGGAATCAGTTACAGCTGCTAACTTTGTTTACGAAGACAGACAGGCAGGACAGCGGGAATTCCTGTTCAATAACGATCGAAACTACTACGGTATGGATATTCAGACTACAAGACTGAATGCATTTACTAAAAACGGCTTTCTTCTTGATGGTGAACGAGGTTCGAGTATCGGTACCATTCTAAGTTTTACTCATCACAATCAAGAGTCTTTTTATGGAATAAATACATTCAACGCTCAGCATAATTCAATGTATGCTAATGTGCTTTTTGCGACAGGCTTTTTTAAAGAATCTCATGACCATAATCACCATGAAGATGAGGATGATTGTGGTCATGAACCGGAAATATGGCACAAACTAACTGCAGGTGCGAGTTTTCAGTATGATAATTATTTCCATACTTTAAATGGAACTAATGGCTTTATAAATGAATATATTCCCGGAGTTTTTACTGAATATTCATTTATTGGAATCAAAGATGTAGTTCTGACGGGTGGTTTGAGAGCAGATTACCATAATCAATACGGTGAATTTTTTACACCAAGATTTCACGCCAAATACAGCCCTGATGACTTATTTACTCTAAGACTTTCTGCAGGGCGGGGCTCAAGGACACCCTATGCAATTGCAGAGAATTCATTTGTACTGGCAAGCTCAAGAGAAATTATTATGCTTGAAGATATCTTACGTGAGGAAGCAAATTCCTACGGCATATCATTTACTTCGCAATTCGATTTTCTGAACACATATTTTACTTTCAATGCCGATTTCTTCAGAACTGAATTTGTAAATCAATTAATTGTAGATATGGACAGAAATGCACAATCAATATATTTTTATAATCTCGATGGTGAATCATTCTCGAATAGCTTTCAGGTGGATTTGATTGCCGAACTTACTGACAACTTGATTATCTCAACTGCTTACAGATTTAATGAAGTTAAGATGACTATGAATGGCGAACTTCTGGATAAGCCATTTCAAAATTTTCACAAAGGGTTTTTCAACATTGCATACAGTACTGCAAATCAGGGATGGTCTTTTGATATGACAGTTGAATATAATGGTGGGGGCAGAATTCCTCATACACACATGAACCCCGAACAATACAGACTGCCAACAAGTTTCGATGCGTTTTATATGGTTCATGGACATATTACTAAAAGGCTTGATGCTTTGGAACTTTATCTTGGAGCTGAGAATATATTCGATTTCGTTCAGGCTAACCCTATTATTGCTGCGAATGACCCATTTGGCAACTATTTTGACAGTTCGATGATATGGGGACCTATTATCGGAAGGAAAATATATATCGGCGCAAGATATAATATTAAATAA
- a CDS encoding heavy-metal-associated domain-containing protein — translation MKYIFVILSIIVLTYIADSQEIKSTIEIKTSAICEHCKENIEKALNKVAGVEKSNLDLDTKVATVKYDSTRTNVDELRNAISKAGYNADDVKRDGRAYKRLPKCCKAD, via the coding sequence ATGAAGTATATATTTGTAATATTAAGCATAATTGTTTTGACATATATAGCAGATTCGCAGGAAATCAAATCAACTATTGAAATCAAAACCTCTGCTATCTGTGAGCATTGCAAAGAAAATATAGAAAAGGCGCTAAATAAAGTAGCCGGAGTGGAAAAATCGAATCTTGATTTGGATACAAAAGTTGCAACCGTCAAATATGACAGCACAAGAACTAATGTTGATGAACTAAGAAATGCAATATCTAAAGCGGGATATAACGCAGATGATGTTAAACGTGACGGTAGAGCATACAAACGCTTACCAAAATGCTGCAAAGCAGATTAA
- a CDS encoding DUF5615 family PIN-like protein yields the protein MKVLLDENISWRIIKFIEKYFEDVKHITSISTNRLSDFEIWRYAKINNYTILTYDSDFRNFVTYYNYPPKVVWIRTGNISKIHLAELIQNNIDSIIEFGNNDDFGILEIL from the coding sequence ATGAAAGTATTGCTTGATGAAAATATATCATGGAGGATAATAAAGTTTATCGAAAAATATTTTGAAGATGTTAAACATATAACCAGTATATCTACTAATAGATTAAGCGACTTTGAAATTTGGAGATATGCTAAAATTAATAATTATACAATATTAACATACGATTCAGACTTTCGAAATTTTGTTACATATTATAATTATCCACCAAAAGTAGTATGGATTCGTACTGGAAACATCAGTAAAATACACTTAGCAGAATTAATCCAAAATAATATTGATTCAATAATCGAATTTGGAAATAATGATGATTTTGGTATTCTCGAAATATTATAG
- a CDS encoding DUF433 domain-containing protein, producing MLNYNNHIEIKPDIRFGKPVIKGTRISVSDILSMLADNMCISEIIEDFPQLKSDDIKACLQYASFNERIVAYAV from the coding sequence ATGTTAAATTATAATAATCATATTGAAATTAAACCAGATATCAGGTTTGGAAAACCAGTAATAAAAGGTACAAGAATATCAGTATCAGATATATTAAGCATGTTGGCAGATAATATGTGTATTTCAGAAATTATTGAGGATTTTCCACAATTAAAATCTGATGACATAAAAGCATGCCTTCAATATGCAAGCTTTAATGAACGAATTGTGGCTTATGCAGTATGA